From Neomonachus schauinslandi chromosome 4, ASM220157v2, whole genome shotgun sequence:
aaaaaaaaaaaaagtcaggtaaGTCTTAGCAGATGTTTTCTGAGCTACTagacgaatgaatgaatggtctcTAATCCTGAAAACCACCCTCTGGAGGTGCCTAATACTCTTATCCCCATGTCACAGATGGGGCCTtagacacagagaaaagcaagCTTTTGCCAAGAGTCACgtaggggcagagctggggtcaaTTCCTGGCATGTGTGTGTGGATTCGCCCCTGTGCGGTGATGGAGGAAGTATGGTCAGACAGGCAGTGGCCAGGAGCCCAGGCCCCTTACAGCTCCACAGCTCCCCACGCCCTGCATCTAGCCAACCAAACCAGTGGGATTCCCCTCACCCTGCCATCCTCCTCCCTTTGTCTAGTTTATTTCTATCACGAGGAGtgcccttctttcttctctccctgcctaACCGCTATTTAATCTTTCACAATTTGGCTcaggcatcacctcctccaggaagccttccttcctGATCCCTTCCTCCAAGCCACCTTAAGTGCTGCTTCCTTTGGTGACTCTTACTTCTGTGTCACTATCTATGTGAGCACCTCAGAAGCAGGGCTCATGGGTCTTACACATCTCTTTATTCTCAGTGCCCAGGTCAGGAATGTGCACACAgtgggcatttaataaatatttactggatgAATAATACTAGCAGCTCAATGTCTCCTGGACACACTCTGTGCACCAGGCATTGCGCTCAATGCTCTGTCTGGATTATCTCATTTGCTTTTCAGCAGCCTGGTGAGATGGATACTGCTCTCAGCCCCATTGTACAGAAACTGAGGTTTGGTGAACttcagtgacttgtccaaggtcacacacctgGTCAAATGAGTGACCGAGTCACAGGAGAATGTCCTGTGAAGCACACACACAGGCCTAAAAGGGAGGGATCTCAGACATCACCGACTACATCCTGGGGTCAGGAGGTAGGTCATGGTCATCTCTGGGTCTCCAGAACCTGACACTGAGTAGGTGCTCAGAGAGCATTAACGTTGGGGGCCAGGACGAACCACATAGTTTGTGGGCCCCggtggaaaatgaaaatgcaggatgGGGCCCCTCACTCAAAAATTTGTGAAACGTTTCCAGActgcaacagcagagcattaaaccacaTGCAGGCCCCTTGAAGCGGGGAGCCCTGTGGGACTAGAAAGGTCTCCCATGGCTGGCCCTGCCTAGGACTCAGAATGACGCCTCCCCCAACTCACCATCGACGTCAGCACTCATCAGGGCGTCCTCGACCTGCGCCGGCGTGAGGGAGATGCCCACGAGCAGCAGGATGTTCCCCAGGCTCTGGGCGTTCACCTCGCCATGGCCATTGAAGATCTCAAAGTAACTGCGGAAGGCTGCAGTGGGGCAgcggtggggggaagggggtcaCGTGAGGCGGGGACACGCCCTGTTCCCACCATccaaaccccccaccccacacttccAACCACCCTCCTGCCCAGCACCCTTTACCACCATGGCTGGATGGGGGGGGCACAGGCAGCTAAAACCGCTCAGTCCCACTAACTCACTCCACTCTCCATTCCAAGGTCAGGCCAAGGGTTCAGCTGGTGTGCCACAAGCTAAGCTCCTTAGCGACCTTCACTTTGTGCCAGGAGCGCACCCACTTTAGGGCTcccctattatgtgccaggcactgtgctaggctctttACAGCCACATTCTCATTAAAGTCTTACAACAGCCTCGTAAGAGTGGGATGCCTGTTCCTTTTGTCacgatagggaaactgaggcttaaaggtTAGGTGACCGGCAGGTCTTTCTGACCCTGAAGTCTGTGCCTTTGACTTTGGTGCTCTGTGGTCACTTATCTGCATGGACGTGCCTTCTGGATAGCTTGATGCCAAAGCTGTGCCTGGCTTCTCAGCCCACGGCAAAATGCCGGCAGAATCAGCGGACCGAGGGAGGGGGctggctctgccatttaataATAAGCTGGGTTGCTGCTGTGGGCTGAGCTGCATCCCACTGAAATTCTTATgttgttgaagccctaacccccaggcCCTTAGCATGTGACCGTATTTAGTGACAGGGCCTTAAAAGAGGcggttaagttaaaatgagacaGTGGCttgggtcctaatccaatctgactggtgtccttacaagaaaaggaaatgcagaaaCACAAGAGACAGCAGGGATgtgtgtgcacagaggaaaggccacgtGAGGCCACGTgagaccacgtgaggacacaggcgGCCACCTGCAAGGCGAGGgcagaggcttcagaagaaacgaaatctgcagacaccttgatctgAAAACTGTGAGCTCCTGAACTCTGAGCAAAGAAATGCTCAGCCGCCCAGTTTGGGATACTCTGTTACGGCAGCCCAAGCAAACCATGCAACTGCCACGGGGCAAGCCCCGgtacttccctgagcctctgttttctcatctgtgaggtGGACAGAGTGGTACATCCTCTGGGAGTAGTTGTGTTAATtcagtgcctggtgcataataGACTCTGAAGTCTGGCACACAGAActgaaatgagagagggaggacTAGGGTGTAGGGTTGGGGTGAGTGGTGACCCACCAAGGACAGGCacaccaaaaaagggaaaaaggagaacaGCTCTTAAAAGCAGATGTGAGCAgggtgccttcagctcaggtcatgatcccggggtcctgggatggagccctgcatcgggttccctgctgagcggggagcctgcttctccctctctctctgcctgcagctccccctgcttgtactctctctgtccaataaaaaataataataataataaatcttaaaaaaaaaaaaaagcagatgtgaGCAAAATGCACCGTGGTTTGGACCATCTGAGCAGGGCAGCCAGACAGGGCTGAGGGGCGTGGTGGGAACCCTGAGTCTCTAAGCCACAGCAGCACCTTGTCCGTGAACTCTGCTCAAGGACATGGGGCAGAAGAAGAGCCTCTCTGAAAACGGCTAGAGAGTTGTAATGCTAGAAGGAGTGAGCTCCCAGGAAGCGGTCATAGGGAGCCAGAGAGCTCATTCAGGGAAGTCAGAAGAAGGGGCCAGTGGAGAGAGTCAGAGATTTGGGGGGAGGAGTGAAGAGTGGAGGGCGGACAGACACATGCTCttctggggctggggcggggtgtGGCGGGGCTGCAGGCAACCTGTGGAGCGCATGGAATCAGcgctccctcctcttcctccttctggggCAAGTGGAGTCGTGGGGCCCAGCCCCAAGAATGATGGAGACAAAGACACAGTGCCTCCCCCAGGTGGGGGCTCCgaactttaaaactttttggaGGGGGTGGGATGCGGTGGGAAATGGGACTTGTCCAAGGCAACTGGTCTTGGTAAACGGTGAGGGAGGGTCTAGGGCGGACAGGGGGGGCCCTGGAGCCCTGCCTCCCATCCAGTCGGCCTCCGGAGGCCCCGTAGACTGGGCTTGGGTTGAGGGAGGCAGAAATGCCTCCAAAACCTAAAGAACTTTGCCGGACTTGCTCCATTTACTCAGAGAGGTGGCTGCGGAACTGGAAGAGAATTGGACCCCAAGGGAGAGGGCCCAGCAGGGGCTCTGGGTCCCCCAGACAGCTGCCACCCTGCACTGTCTCCCTAGACAGGAAGTCTCCCCTGGGCCCACGACATGGGGATGTGGTGGGCATCAGGTCAGCGGTGTGGTctggccccccccaccccaggactgaCTGAGACTTCTGCCACGGGAGGGGCTTCCCCAGACAGGCCTGCCCTCACCTTCCTCTTGCCTCAGGGTGAGGTGCTCCTCGAACCTCTCATCCCAGTTCTGGTCCAGCTTAAGGAGGCGGCGCTCCTCTAGCTCCTGCCTGCAGAGGACAGACCCCAGACACTGGGCACACATCCAGCCACCCTTGCCCGGGGCCACCCCCAAAGCCAGGGGAGGGCAAGGGCGAAGGTCaggcagaggagggcaggggaaggaccctggggtgggggggctttggGAGGTTGGGAGGGTCTCAGAGTGACCCTggcggggaggaggcaggggtgaggggacaggaggggaaGGGACACACCGTTGGAgattagaaagagaaaagctcGCATAAATGGGGAAAAGGACCtagacatgggggagggaggggggcagaagtGAGGAGAAGTGCAGAGGGAACAGGTGCAGTGCCTGGACGAGAGATGCCGGGGACACCGGGACACAGGCTCTGACCTCGGGCGCCCGTTCCGGGGTGGCTCCTACCGTGTCTTGGGGCTGCTCAGGCTCCTCTCTCCGCTCAGGTGCAGGAGTTCAGCCCTTCTCCAGCCCACGTCCAGGGTGGGGGCCGGCAGGGCTGTGCCCGGCCCCGAGGCTGGGACCGGGGATCCCACGGGGGTGGGCGCGGGGACTGGCCCGGGGGCTGGCAACAGGGCCCAGGAAGGGGGCATCGCAGGGGCCGAGGCAGGGTTCTGAGGCAGGCTTGGGGCTGAGGTGGGCACAGGGGTCAGGGTCCTGGGGGACTTCCGGTTTGGCAGGGCCCGGGCCTTGGCAGCCCTCCGATGcgtggcctcctcctcctccacctccagcaAGCACTTCATGAAGCCCTGCGGAAGGTTCTGGGCCCCTGTGGCCACCGTGGGCTCCCGAGGCTGCTTCAGCACAGGGTCCAGATCCCTCCTCTCTCCAATGCCCCTCACCTCCTGGGGACAGGACAGGGGAGAGGATCCAGCCAGACTGCCCCACAAAGCTTCTCCTGCCACTCACTCTCCATCCTCACACTGTTCTTCCTCTTTGGGCCCCTGGAGGATGCCCTCCGAATCTCCCATGCACCTCACGAGGCTCCTCCCTGCACTCGACCTGGGCTCTGCAGCCTCCTGGCGCTATGAGCCTGGGTCTTAAGTGAGTcactccccgccccacccctcatCTATTTCCTTCCCTGGGATCAGCACAGCCTCAGTGGCCTTGTCAATACCTGTTGTTTGCCAACCTGACCAGAAGGTAAGCCTCATACGGGCAACACCTTGTTTGCCTCTTTTATCCATGACTATCCAGTGATGACACGtggtaggcacttaataaatgcccactcattcatccaacaaatctAGCCACCTCCTGCACCTCCTATTACGGGGACAGGCCGTCCCCAGCCTGCAGCTCTTGTCCCTAAAGCACCAGCTCTATTTTGTCCATCAGCATAAACATGCTACATTatcttccttcaaaaaaaaaaaaaaaaatctcccctgaCAAACCCCTCCAGCTACCGGCTACCAGCCCAGGGTTCTGCTCCTCTTTCCAAGCTCCAGAGGCTAAGGGCATCCTTTGCCCGCCACCCAAGATGCACACACACTTGTGCTtgcacacacgcaaacacacacacacgcgtgtgcacatCCATGTGCGcactcacagacacacaggcaCGCTCACACTCACACCTTCCCCGGTGCGACTCCAAATAccatcccagcccctcctctgcctccttcctcctcctgagtCCGCGCCCGCGCCCTCCGCACCCCCATTCCGGCTCTACTTACCGGTGGAGGAACAGGCCCTGGTGCTGGCTGGGTCTCCACAGCCTTGACCCTAAATAAGGGAGAGACCCCGGGGTGGCAGAGGGGCTCAGCTCAAGGCTCGTCCTCTGCACCGACCTTCCCTCAGCCCCCAGGACCCTCAGGTGCACCACCCCAGCCTCATCTCTCCAACCTTCTCATCTCAGAGGGGCCCCTCATTCCCTCACATCCCCATGTCGGGACGAGGCCTTGAAAGTACAGGTTTGCAGAACAAAGAATTCTGGTGTTAGAGCTAtcctacagatggggaaactgaggcccagaggggcatGACTTGCCCGAGGTCCTATATCAGGTCAGGAGCAGTCAGGACTAGAATCCACCTCACCTGTAACTTAACAGAAGCGTGGTCTTTTTGGGTCAGGGAGTCGGGTAGGGGATGGCAGCAGAGGATGGCTTACCTTCCTTGGGGTGGGTCAGGTCCTGGTGTGGATGGCGGGAAGGAGTTGGCTGTATTTTCCTCTGGAGTTGCCAAGGGCATTAGGTGCACTGCCTCCTGGGAACTGTCTGCCTGTGGCCTGATACGTGGTGTGTCCACCTCCTTGGGGAGCTTGTCTCCCTGTGGCTGCCCACAGCTGTCCAAG
This genomic window contains:
- the SPATA21 gene encoding spermatogenesis-associated protein 21; the protein is MGMVKAVETQPAPGPVPPPEVRGIGERRDLDPVLKQPREPTVATGAQNLPQGFMKCLLEVEEEEATHRRAAKARALPNRKSPRTLTPVPTSAPSLPQNPASAPAMPPSWALLPAPGPVPAPTPVGSPVPASGPGTALPAPTLDVGWRRAELLHLSGERSLSSPKTRQELEERRLLKLDQNWDERFEEHLTLRQEEAFRSYFEIFNGHGEVNAQSLGNILLLVGISLTPAQVEDALMSADVDGDGHVGFKDFLAVMTDTRRFFCSVEQNALTDMAPPNPHTLLFEILSLLVEMLALPEAALEEITNYYQKKLKEGTCKAREMELAIGRLRSRKKLPYNPQQSDLEVPERRVLRILSRLKQQNYDANLQSPYAQVPCVPFCPRLDKKMTRQKQGSHCVLDPCTPTSLGPDIRSLLFQSGSQGSREHGSESRKWLSSVPARTH